Part of the Candidatus Chlorohelix allophototropha genome, CCTGCCAACGTGGTTGCGGTTCGCTATTGCTTTCCGGGTAGAGATACCAGCCCTTGCCAACTCGTCGCCCTATATGCCCCGCCCGCACCAGTTTTCGCATCAGTGGAATCGGGCGATATTTGGGGTCGCCGAACTCTTGTTGCAGATTCTCACTCACCGCCAGCCCAATTTGCACCCCACTCAAGTCACTGGTAGTCAGCGGACCCATACGGAAACTTGCGCCCAACACCAGCGCCTTGTCAATCGCCTGTGGGGTTACGCCCTCACTAATTAGCAATTGGGATTCGTAATACACTGGGCGATTGATTCGGTTCACAATAAAGCCGGGAGAATCTTCGCAAACCACTGCGGTTTTATCCAACCGTTCCACCAGTTCCAACGCCTGCTGCACTACATCCTCAGCGGTTTCAGCCCCCCGTACCACTTCGACCAATTTCATGAGCGGAACCGGGTTGAAAAAATGTATCCCTACAAAGCGGTCGGGCCGCCCTGAGTTCGCCGCCATTTCGCTAATAGATAGACCGCTGGTATTGCTAGCGAAGATAGTTTCAGGTGGACAAATAGCATCGAGTTTTCCGAAAAGTTCCTTTTTGACCGTCATATTTTCAAAGACAGCCTCAATTACCAAATCTGCCCTCCGCGCCGCCTCTTCCAGCGCGGTAGTAGCAGTGAGTCGCGCTATAGCGGCTTCGGCAGTTTCAGCCGAGTATTGCCCTTTTTCAGCGCCGCGCCGGATGAACTTTGCAATCTGAGAAAAAGCCGCGTCCAGTTGAGGTGCGTTAATATCTTGCATGCAAACGCTAAAGCCAGCCTGCGCAAATACTTGCGCGATTCCAGCCCCCATCTGCCCTGAACCTATTACGGTGACTCTCTCCACTATAACCGCTCCTGTAGTAAGCCGTTCTTTCTTGTTTCGGACGGGCTAATAATCGATTCATTTTAGCATAAAGCAAAAAACGAGGCATTTACCTCGTTTCCTATCCTTTGAAGTTTTATTCGAGATTGCCCTATCTAAGCCGGGAATGGTTATGAGTAAAGTTCGCCGTAGTCCAACAACCGCATTCGGCGCAAAAGACCAGTTGGCGAGTAGAAGCGGGTGAAGGTAATGGGTGTGCGCGTTGCACTCTTTTGCGAGAGGAAAAGCGTGCTATTCGGATTATTCCATTTACAGGCTGAGGCTGTTTTCTGAGTTTGAGAGTTGACCAGTGCAACGCCAAGCCCACCAAACCCGCTACTACCCCCACCAAGCCCAATACTCCCAAACTGGCAAAGGCTGCGTCCTGTGAAGGATAAGGTTTAGGCAATCCGGCAAGCCATACTAGCAAACCGAAAAGCGTACAACTAAAAAAATACGCCCTCCGTGAAATTCGGCGAGCATATAGCGAATGTAAAGTCAGTAGGGTAACCAAAAACACAACCAGAAATACAGCCAGTAAAGGTGGCATATGTTTCTCCTCGCCAGCACAGGATATAATCGCAAAGTTGCTACTACCTGCTCTATCTTCCGGTTTAGAAAAATGTGCCTTGTCCCGGTGTTCCCTTGCGGCTTTCTGCCTTGCGCGAACGAACCCCTTTGAATTCATCCTGGCGCAAGCCCATTCCATTTAGCCGATAGTTTATTGCCGAAACCGAAACACCTAATTCCAGCGCCATACTTTTTACATCTCCGGCATGTTTTTTGTTAAGCCATTGCACCAGTTCGCGAGGCATCAGCAAACCGGAAGCAAAAACGTTTGCTTCCCATTCAAACCGATCGGCACGCTGCTTGAATTTGATAATCTTTGCCAGCCGCGCCTGTGCCTCTGCATCGTTCAATATGGTTTTCAGGGCGCTATCCTGCTCTTCTTCCATTTCGGTGGAATCGCAACGAAAGAAGCGCACGGCTTCCGCTGCGCCCTCTTCTTCCAACTCGAACAGGGTAGGCTGTTGGGCAACTTCAAGCGCCGGAATATAGTGTAAATAGTAATGTCCAAGCTCATGTGCAATTGAGAAATTCTGGCGTGTTTGCGATTCGTTTTCTTCGTACAAAATCTCCCCTGCCTCCGGGTCAAGTAAGCCCGAAAGCGAACGCCCGTCACATTCCAATGCCTTTACGCCTCGCACTGTAAAATCAGTCAGCGTCAATGCCAGATATTCCACCGGAACAGGCGGAATGTCCGGCACTTCCAGTCCGGCTTCTTCCAGCCTACCTTTAAACTCGCCGATGAGCTTGCCGGCGCGTTCTTCTATCTGGTAAAGGTTCGGTCTGCCCGACCATCTGCCGCCCCTATACCCTGTCATAGCTTTTACTCCTGTTCTTCTTCCCCTTTGAGCGCCTCAAGGATTTCCGCCTCGCTCAAATTCTGCGTGCGGGTTTCACTATCACGAGCAAACGCCATTCCCCGCATGGTTGGCGTTGCTGGTACACTCAGGCTCTTCACCGCGTTTTTCAGCCATTTCAGCAAACGCGGGAAAGCTGCATCCTTTACCCCATAGCGTTTTGCCAGAGCAGCATAATCTGCCAATCCATAATTCTTCAAATCATTCAAGGGTGTTGCGTCTTTTTTCAACGCCTCCACCACTTCCGGGCTTAGCCCGCTACCCGCTAATTCACCTGCGTTTAAGGCGGCAGATTGTTGCATATATTCGCCTAAGCTAGGGCTGGCGACAATTTCGCCCGTAAAAACTTTAGTTTTAAACCTTTCCCACGCTTTACCCCTGTCAGGCATGGCGCGTCCGGCGAGTGTCGGTATTTCAAACAGTACTAACCATTCGTGTAGTTCAATTTCAAGCTCAGGATACTGACTCGCAAAAGCATCAATCTCGATGGGTTGACCTTCGTTGCGCTTTGCCAGAAATTCCGCTACCGCCAATGCCAATGACTCTTCCCGTTCACTGATTGTCTGTTCATCACCCGGTAATTCGCTTCTTCCCATGACTTTCACAACCTTTCCACCGCCGTTATAGTAGCCAGTCTTGCGCCTGACCGGGCATGCGCTTGCGGAGCCATACGATGCCGCGAGATGTATTGTGTTTAACCTGATCCATCGTCAAGCCCAATTCATCCGCCACTTCCTTGATTTTCTTGCCAAGTAGCCACTGGTAAACCAGCGGTGTGCGATAATTGGGCGGCATTTGTTCAATCAAATCGTGCAAAACTCTGACTTGCTCCAACCGAATTGCCGAGTCCGGTACATTTGCGGAGGCATCTTCCACTAAGTTAATAAGTTCGGCGCTTTCACCTTCCACCCCCGGCGCAGAAACATTGAGAGAAAGTACCACTGCCCCTTTTAGTTTGGAAGGTTCTTCTTGACCTTCCTCGTGGCGATTGGCGCGTTGCAACTTACGCCCTTGCAAAAGCTTTTCCAACAGGGTAGCATATTCGCGTTCAAAAGAGTGGCGCACCAAACCCCGCAGATTTGTAACCACCTCGCGTCCGTTCAAGCGCTCCCAAACGGTCTGAAGAGTATCCTGAGCCAAGTCTTCGGCATAAACCGCACCGATTTTACTCAACGCCCAAAAATAAGCTTGGTTCCAATACCGCTCAAAAATAGGTTTAAATGCTTCCGCCGCTTCCTCACTACGTGCGCCGAACTGTTCCGCTCTTGCCTTGTAGGCAGACACCAGTTCACTATCGCTGGATGGTTGCCTGTTCTGGGCGGAACCGCGCGGTCTGCCGCGCCCGCGAGGTTCGTTTTCACTCATGTGTCCTTTAACCTCTTCAATATATTCCCCCGCAGTTTCAATATCAGGATTCAGCTTGTACACGTTTTTTCCTCCAGTTTTTCGTTTCGGCTCAACAATAATTGTTTCGGCTCAGATGAACGTGTAAGGTTCTCAAATATTAATCGGCGGGTCTAGTAAAAAGTGCCACTATTTACCTATCATTTACCTCTATTAAAAACCAATTAATCATAGCAAATTATTTCACACAATAAAATAAGACGGCTAACCCCTTTACCGTTTAATTCTGTCTGCTATAATCCAATTATACCTAAACTTTAGGAGAGCAAAGCCAACAGACATTGTGAGTGAGATTTTTAGCTCAAGTCTGCCCGTACCCTTGAATTATAC contains:
- a CDS encoding RNA polymerase sigma factor, yielding MYKLNPDIETAGEYIEEVKGHMSENEPRGRGRPRGSAQNRQPSSDSELVSAYKARAEQFGARSEEAAEAFKPIFERYWNQAYFWALSKIGAVYAEDLAQDTLQTVWERLNGREVVTNLRGLVRHSFEREYATLLEKLLQGRKLQRANRHEEGQEEPSKLKGAVVLSLNVSAPGVEGESAELINLVEDASANVPDSAIRLEQVRVLHDLIEQMPPNYRTPLVYQWLLGKKIKEVADELGLTMDQVKHNTSRGIVWLRKRMPGQAQDWLL
- a CDS encoding ImmA/IrrE family metallo-endopeptidase, producing the protein MTGYRGGRWSGRPNLYQIEERAGKLIGEFKGRLEEAGLEVPDIPPVPVEYLALTLTDFTVRGVKALECDGRSLSGLLDPEAGEILYEENESQTRQNFSIAHELGHYYLHYIPALEVAQQPTLFELEEEGAAEAVRFFRCDSTEMEEEQDSALKTILNDAEAQARLAKIIKFKQRADRFEWEANVFASGLLMPRELVQWLNKKHAGDVKSMALELGVSVSAINYRLNGMGLRQDEFKGVRSRKAESRKGTPGQGTFF
- a CDS encoding 3-hydroxyacyl-CoA dehydrogenase NAD-binding domain-containing protein → MERVTVIGSGQMGAGIAQVFAQAGFSVCMQDINAPQLDAAFSQIAKFIRRGAEKGQYSAETAEAAIARLTATTALEEAARRADLVIEAVFENMTVKKELFGKLDAICPPETIFASNTSGLSISEMAANSGRPDRFVGIHFFNPVPLMKLVEVVRGAETAEDVVQQALELVERLDKTAVVCEDSPGFIVNRINRPVYYESQLLISEGVTPQAIDKALVLGASFRMGPLTTSDLSGVQIGLAVSENLQQEFGDPKYRPIPLMRKLVRAGHIGRRVGKGWYLYPESNSEPQPRWQDIEVPSMVAPERIAFCGETEEARRWGGKFAQAGYRIVEPGEAQVVFVPEEYGEDYKETFKRVAQAAHEDAILVSLNPLSSVTELGALVGRSEKTIAAWCPLVWVHSKFFEISMGIDTDPETAGLIRALFDKMNYHTVVIPEVPAGVVLRVISCMVNEAAFCLQEKLATPHDIDEAMRLGMNYGHGPFEYADRSGLDNILQVLEYLQAETGDPRYRPAPLLRKMVRARRLGMAAGRGFHDYF